One part of the Terrimicrobium sacchariphilum genome encodes these proteins:
- the gnd gene encoding decarboxylating NADP(+)-dependent phosphogluconate dehydrogenase: protein MSQSDIGLIGLAVMGENLVLNMESKGFRVSVYNRTTAVTEKFAAGRAKGKNIVPTRTLEEFVSSLARPRKAQIMVKAGAPVDAVIEQLIPLLEPGDIIIDGGNSLWTDTQRREKYLKEKGIHFFGVGVSGGEEGALKGPSIMPGGSKEGWEAIAPIYTKIAAVAEGEACCRHMGPDGAGHYVKMVHNGIEYGDMQLICEAYAILKAALNLSAAEFHAIFKEWNSGVLNSFLIEITEHIFTKVDPETGKPLVDVILDKAGQKGTGKWTVGHAVELGVPLSVISSAVEARILSSLKDERVEASATLPAPEVKPFTGDRQELIDAVRDALYASKIISYAQGFVQLGVAAKLYDWNLNFGDIASIWRGGCIIRAQFLNRITEAYRRNPALKNLILDPYFTDIIAKTQAHWRYAVQTAIGYGVAAPAFSAALSYYDSYRSARLPANLLQAQRDYFGAHTYERVDKPAGEFFHTEWFADKQ, encoded by the coding sequence ATGAGTCAAAGCGATATCGGGTTAATCGGCCTCGCCGTCATGGGCGAGAATCTCGTTCTCAACATGGAAAGCAAGGGCTTTCGCGTTAGCGTCTATAATCGGACGACGGCGGTCACGGAAAAATTCGCCGCTGGCCGTGCGAAGGGGAAGAACATCGTCCCGACCCGTACGCTTGAGGAATTCGTCTCCTCGCTGGCCCGTCCGCGCAAAGCCCAGATCATGGTGAAGGCTGGCGCCCCGGTGGATGCCGTGATCGAGCAGCTCATCCCGCTCCTCGAGCCGGGCGACATCATCATCGACGGCGGCAACTCGCTTTGGACCGACACCCAGCGCCGCGAAAAATATCTCAAGGAAAAGGGCATTCATTTCTTTGGCGTCGGCGTCAGCGGCGGTGAGGAAGGCGCTCTCAAGGGCCCGTCCATCATGCCCGGCGGTTCCAAGGAAGGATGGGAGGCGATCGCCCCCATCTACACAAAGATCGCGGCCGTCGCCGAGGGCGAGGCCTGCTGCCGCCACATGGGACCCGATGGCGCCGGTCATTACGTGAAGATGGTGCACAATGGCATCGAGTACGGCGACATGCAGCTCATCTGCGAGGCCTATGCGATTCTCAAGGCGGCCCTGAATCTCAGCGCGGCGGAGTTTCACGCCATTTTCAAGGAATGGAACAGCGGCGTGCTGAATTCCTTCCTCATCGAGATCACCGAGCACATCTTTACCAAGGTCGATCCCGAGACGGGCAAGCCGCTCGTCGACGTCATCCTCGACAAGGCCGGCCAGAAGGGCACGGGCAAGTGGACCGTCGGCCATGCCGTGGAACTCGGCGTGCCGCTCTCCGTCATCAGCAGCGCCGTCGAGGCCCGCATCCTCAGCTCGCTCAAGGACGAGCGCGTTGAGGCCTCGGCCACCCTCCCCGCCCCGGAGGTGAAGCCTTTCACCGGCGACCGTCAGGAGCTCATCGACGCCGTACGCGACGCCCTCTACGCGAGCAAGATCATCAGCTACGCCCAAGGCTTCGTCCAACTCGGCGTCGCCGCGAAGCTGTACGACTGGAATCTGAACTTCGGCGACATCGCCTCCATCTGGCGTGGCGGTTGCATCATCCGGGCGCAGTTCCTCAATCGCATCACCGAGGCCTATCGCCGCAATCCCGCGCTGAAGAACCTCATCCTCGACCCGTACTTCACCGACATCATTGCAAAGACGCAGGCCCACTGGCGCTACGCCGTGCAGACTGCCATCGGGTACGGAGTGGCTGCTCCGGCCTTCTCCGCCGCGCTCAGCTACTACGACAGCTATCGCTCGGCCCGTTTGCCCGCCAACCTGCTCCAGGCGCAGCGCGACTACTTCGGCGCTCACACCTACGAGCGCGTCGACAAACCCGCCGGGGAATTCTTCCATACGGAGTGGTTCGCCGATAAGCAGTAA
- the pgsA gene encoding CDP-diacylglycerol--glycerol-3-phosphate 3-phosphatidyltransferase: protein MNLPNLLTIFRLILAGFFVLALSTSWPCSHTVALALFLVATATDYLDGVIARKYNLITDFGKLMDPLADKILTASAFICLITYGYIPAWAVIIIISREFLITGLRLLASSKGIVLPAEKLGKHKTAWQMITIIYFLLLLASVEWSIKIPLLTGAAAQILGDLLIAVTVALTVYSGAAYFWKNRRLIAAS from the coding sequence ATGAATCTGCCCAACCTGCTGACCATTTTCCGACTGATCCTCGCCGGCTTTTTCGTCCTGGCGCTGTCGACGAGCTGGCCGTGTTCACACACGGTCGCGCTTGCCCTTTTCCTCGTGGCTACGGCCACGGACTACCTGGACGGGGTCATCGCTCGTAAGTACAACCTCATCACGGATTTCGGAAAGCTCATGGACCCCCTGGCGGATAAAATCCTCACCGCCTCGGCTTTCATCTGCCTCATCACCTACGGCTACATCCCGGCCTGGGCCGTTATCATCATCATCAGCCGCGAGTTTCTCATCACCGGCCTCCGTCTGCTGGCCAGCTCCAAGGGGATCGTCCTGCCAGCCGAGAAGCTCGGAAAGCACAAGACCGCCTGGCAGATGATCACGATCATCTACTTCCTGCTCCTGCTGGCCAGCGTGGAGTGGAGCATCAAAATCCCGCTGCTGACCGGTGCCGCGGCACAAATTCTCGGCGATTTGCTCATTGCCGTCACCGTGGCGCTGACCGTCTACTCTGGCGCGGCCTATTTCTGGAAAAACCGTCGGCTGATTGCCGCGAGCTAG
- a CDS encoding MotA/TolQ/ExbB proton channel family protein has translation MKTAVATLASFAVAGSVLAQDAALTPGGPGPKSATLWQMAVSGGPMMIPLGILSVITVMLIIVFFFSARRGAMVSGRFMHTADALIRKRDYLGLLAISNRHNEGVARVMRRTMDFLTKNPKATLEEAREIAMTEGTRQASALNQQVALLADIGTIAPMLGLLGTVIGIVQSFGVIAIDAAAQRPTMLAHGIGEALIATATGLLVGIPAMAAYAFYRGRVQGAISELEGATTHLMALMSASGYKGSDRL, from the coding sequence ATGAAAACCGCTGTTGCGACGTTGGCGTCGTTTGCCGTTGCTGGCTCCGTGCTGGCCCAGGATGCTGCCTTGACCCCCGGGGGACCGGGTCCAAAGTCGGCGACGCTTTGGCAGATGGCCGTCTCGGGCGGACCCATGATGATCCCGCTGGGCATCCTGTCAGTCATCACCGTGATGCTGATCATCGTTTTCTTCTTTTCAGCCCGGCGGGGAGCAATGGTGTCGGGCCGGTTCATGCATACGGCGGATGCCTTGATCCGCAAGCGGGATTACCTCGGGCTGCTGGCGATCTCCAACCGGCACAATGAAGGCGTGGCCCGCGTGATGCGGCGCACGATGGACTTTCTGACGAAGAACCCGAAAGCAACCCTCGAGGAGGCTCGTGAGATCGCAATGACCGAGGGCACCCGGCAGGCCAGCGCCCTGAATCAACAGGTGGCCCTGCTGGCCGACATCGGCACGATCGCTCCCATGCTCGGGCTGCTCGGCACCGTGATCGGCATCGTACAGTCCTTTGGCGTGATCGCGATCGACGCAGCGGCGCAACGCCCGACAATGCTGGCGCATGGCATCGGCGAGGCGCTCATCGCCACGGCCACTGGCCTGCTGGTAGGTATCCCGGCGATGGCGGCATATGCATTTTACCGCGGACGCGTGCAGGGGGCTATCTCCGAGCTGGAGGGTGCCACGACGCACCTGATGGCGCTGATGAGTGCGAGCGGTTACAAGGGCTCTGACCGACTGTGA
- a CDS encoding ExbD/TolR family protein yields the protein MNFRSHTAPERVVFQIAPFVDILLFLLVFFILTWNFARNEAELDVKVPAAREGKENRRPVGEVILNVRRDGSIVMNRRSMTPAELQETLARIAQLYPDQAVVLRGDQNVDYKYVVDVLDICRAANIWNVAFATSKPD from the coding sequence GTGAACTTTCGCTCCCATACCGCGCCCGAGCGCGTGGTGTTCCAGATTGCCCCATTTGTGGACATTCTGCTGTTTCTCCTCGTGTTCTTCATTCTCACGTGGAACTTCGCCCGCAATGAGGCCGAGCTGGATGTGAAGGTGCCTGCCGCCCGCGAGGGCAAGGAAAACCGCCGCCCGGTCGGCGAGGTGATTCTCAACGTCCGGCGCGATGGTTCCATCGTGATGAACCGCCGCTCGATGACGCCCGCGGAGTTGCAGGAAACCCTGGCCCGCATCGCCCAGCTCTACCCGGATCAGGCCGTCGTCCTGCGGGGTGACCAGAATGTCGACTACAAGTATGTGGTCGACGTGCTCGACATCTGCCGCGCTGCCAATATCTGGAACGTGGCCTTTGCCACGAGCAAGCCGGATTGA
- a CDS encoding tetratricopeptide repeat protein translates to MKGSLTLSLLGSAACVCTLMAQEPEVRRAIPVIRGEQGSDFDYQNPSWMNHVTPTPAQTPTPTPVPAPTVDPRNFAPEPGFTPFRPQGRVTVSPTPESGWQRMPADAPASTPVRVATPIPIERPARPTTPVPVATPIPIRRAEPVQRMEPIPTATPAVIPTATPAAAVAVPTPDEDGIIRLSPAAPAADTTADDLNRANAVYARKMYDYAVAEYERFLIAHPTATQRDQALFRLGESHRLLGNEASARDAYQRLVTQFQTGEFVGAGAFRLGEYLFADRMYEQALKQFQTAASQATSPEVKLSAKYQQARCLEKLKRTDDAVSVYQEVADVTKDNPYRDYARLSLAEVNANAGNKKEALEAFAKLAADPGPSAMRAEAAVKAAAIAAELGDQKRAASLFDAALALPDLGDWKAIAVLGAMRTFYTTGNYQKVTSLKDKYLDGLPEDTRAEALLLAANSYRQLGNAQSAQTVYNQLITQYPEAAQAQDARFQKLVSMYQLEDPALLTEVDNFLQVSKDPKQRAQAQLLKAEALFKKQDYGAAAPLYNQVLASSLDADIKGKAMMKLGWCLGKTGQYSPAAQVYTSYLQQFPKGSSALNATIQRGLALQELKDYPGALKDFNSVIDNNKEAKERELALQQKALIEGQQQDYKAMTATFKQLLAEYPKTSAAGQANFWIGWAAYENKDYAGAIPSLDAARKLDPQYADRATLRIILSYYYQQNTDALKQALKENPKVQVPAEINRWLGRKSFEEGDYATAERNLLPVVTEGKTAEPDALIELAEAQIRLSKASAASPHVANYLKVARDPASRARGLIAQGRIALAAKQYDEAQRLDEEALLLQPEGSYNADARMLSGEISMSKGDYDGAARAFLSLAVLYNDPAVTPRALELAAEAYRKAGNTFEAEKATKELRERFPDFKKSAKLTKE, encoded by the coding sequence ATGAAAGGTTCGCTCACCCTTTCGCTGCTCGGCAGCGCAGCGTGCGTCTGTACGCTGATGGCACAGGAGCCCGAGGTGCGTCGCGCGATCCCGGTGATCCGGGGGGAACAGGGGTCTGATTTCGATTACCAGAATCCTTCATGGATGAACCACGTCACGCCAACCCCGGCGCAGACTCCCACTCCCACACCGGTCCCCGCACCGACCGTCGACCCACGAAACTTCGCGCCGGAGCCGGGCTTCACGCCCTTTCGCCCTCAGGGCCGCGTCACCGTAAGTCCCACACCAGAGAGCGGATGGCAGCGCATGCCTGCAGACGCTCCAGCCTCGACCCCGGTACGCGTGGCGACGCCGATCCCGATCGAGCGCCCAGCCCGGCCAACAACACCGGTGCCCGTGGCCACGCCGATCCCGATCCGCCGTGCGGAACCTGTGCAGCGCATGGAACCGATCCCGACCGCGACGCCAGCGGTGATTCCCACTGCAACGCCAGCCGCCGCCGTGGCGGTGCCGACGCCGGACGAGGATGGGATCATTCGTCTCTCTCCCGCCGCACCTGCCGCCGACACCACGGCAGACGACCTGAACCGCGCCAATGCCGTCTACGCCCGCAAGATGTACGACTACGCAGTGGCGGAGTATGAGAGATTCCTCATCGCCCATCCGACTGCCACCCAGCGTGACCAAGCGCTCTTTCGTCTCGGAGAAAGCCATCGGCTGCTCGGCAATGAAGCGTCCGCCCGCGATGCCTACCAGCGGCTGGTGACGCAGTTCCAGACCGGCGAATTCGTCGGGGCGGGTGCATTTCGACTGGGAGAGTATCTTTTTGCCGATCGGATGTACGAGCAGGCCCTCAAGCAATTCCAGACCGCGGCCTCGCAGGCCACCAGTCCCGAGGTAAAGCTCTCGGCAAAGTACCAGCAGGCCCGCTGCCTGGAGAAGCTCAAGCGTACAGACGACGCGGTGAGCGTGTACCAGGAAGTGGCCGACGTCACGAAGGACAATCCCTATCGCGACTACGCCCGGCTCTCCCTCGCCGAGGTGAATGCCAACGCCGGGAATAAAAAGGAGGCGCTGGAGGCATTTGCCAAGCTTGCCGCCGATCCCGGGCCCTCCGCCATGCGCGCCGAGGCTGCGGTAAAGGCCGCCGCGATCGCGGCCGAACTGGGTGACCAGAAACGCGCCGCCTCGCTCTTCGACGCCGCGCTAGCGCTACCCGATCTGGGCGACTGGAAGGCGATCGCCGTGCTTGGCGCGATGCGCACATTTTATACGACGGGGAACTACCAGAAGGTCACCTCGCTGAAAGACAAGTACCTCGATGGCCTCCCGGAAGATACCCGCGCCGAGGCCCTGCTGCTGGCGGCGAACTCCTACCGCCAGCTCGGTAACGCACAGTCTGCACAGACCGTGTACAACCAGCTCATCACCCAATACCCCGAGGCGGCACAGGCGCAGGACGCGAGGTTCCAGAAACTCGTGAGCATGTACCAGCTCGAGGACCCGGCACTGCTCACGGAGGTCGATAACTTCCTGCAGGTGAGCAAAGACCCGAAGCAGCGGGCGCAGGCCCAGTTGCTCAAGGCCGAGGCGCTTTTCAAGAAGCAGGACTACGGCGCCGCCGCCCCGCTGTACAATCAGGTACTCGCCTCCAGTCTCGATGCCGACATCAAGGGCAAGGCGATGATGAAACTCGGGTGGTGCCTGGGCAAGACGGGGCAGTATTCCCCGGCAGCCCAAGTCTACACAAGCTACCTCCAGCAGTTCCCAAAGGGTTCTTCCGCGCTCAACGCGACGATCCAGCGCGGGCTAGCGCTGCAGGAACTGAAGGACTACCCCGGCGCGCTGAAAGACTTCAACTCTGTCATCGACAACAACAAGGAGGCCAAGGAGCGTGAACTCGCTCTCCAGCAAAAGGCCCTCATTGAGGGCCAGCAGCAGGACTACAAGGCGATGACCGCGACCTTCAAACAGCTCCTCGCGGAATATCCGAAGACCTCGGCCGCCGGGCAGGCAAATTTCTGGATCGGCTGGGCCGCGTATGAAAACAAGGATTACGCGGGAGCCATCCCGAGCCTGGATGCCGCACGCAAGCTCGACCCGCAATACGCCGACCGCGCCACGCTACGGATCATTCTTTCCTACTACTACCAGCAGAATACCGACGCCCTGAAGCAGGCGCTGAAAGAAAATCCCAAGGTGCAGGTACCTGCCGAGATCAACCGCTGGCTGGGCCGCAAGAGCTTTGAGGAGGGTGACTACGCCACCGCCGAGCGCAATCTCCTCCCGGTCGTGACGGAGGGCAAGACGGCGGAACCGGACGCACTCATCGAGTTGGCGGAGGCGCAGATCCGCCTCAGCAAAGCCAGCGCGGCATCGCCGCATGTGGCGAATTACCTCAAGGTCGCACGTGATCCCGCCAGCCGTGCACGAGGGTTGATCGCCCAGGGCCGGATCGCCCTCGCGGCAAAGCAATATGACGAAGCCCAGCGCCTTGACGAGGAGGCTCTGCTCCTACAACCGGAAGGCTCCTACAATGCCGACGCCCGCATGCTCTCCGGCGAGATTTCCATGAGCAAAGGCGATTACGATGGCGCGGCGCGCGCCTTCCTGAGCCTGGCGGTGCTATACAACGATCCTGCCGTCACGCCCCGCGCGCTCGAACTCGCCGCCGAGGCTTACCGCAAGGCTGGCAATACCTTCGAAGCCGAGAAAGCCACGAAGGAATTGCGCGAACGCTTTCCTGATTTCAAAAAATCCGCCAAACTGACGAAGGAATGA
- the purU gene encoding formyltetrahydrofolate deformylase, translating to MATTILKLNCPDAVGVLARITGRIAAEGGNLLEVSQYTDKTSGWFFARAAVEAGDSAWSPEKFESSFAQLAAELNASWTMRPADRKRRTAILVSKQDHCLVDLLWRWRSGELGLEIPVVISNHPDCRPLVEREGIPYEHVDFCDDKDAAFQRVGEILRANDVELAVLARFMQVLPGWLCREYDARVINIHHSFLPAFVGANPYKRAFERGVKLIGATCHYATEDLDAGPIIEQEVARVEHYHDPDDLVRLGRDCERLALARGVRYHVEDRVLVHGAKAIVFRD from the coding sequence GTGGCCACGACCATTCTCAAGCTCAACTGCCCCGACGCCGTGGGCGTGCTGGCGCGCATCACCGGGCGCATTGCGGCCGAGGGCGGTAACCTGCTCGAGGTCAGCCAGTACACGGATAAAACGAGCGGGTGGTTCTTTGCTCGCGCCGCAGTGGAAGCCGGCGACTCTGCGTGGAGCCCGGAAAAGTTTGAGTCCTCCTTTGCCCAGCTGGCGGCGGAACTCAACGCCTCCTGGACGATGCGCCCGGCCGACCGCAAGCGACGCACCGCCATCCTGGTCAGCAAGCAGGATCATTGCCTCGTCGACCTCCTCTGGCGCTGGCGCTCCGGAGAGCTCGGCCTGGAGATCCCCGTCGTGATTTCCAACCATCCAGACTGCCGCCCGCTGGTCGAACGCGAGGGCATTCCCTACGAGCACGTCGATTTCTGCGACGACAAGGACGCAGCATTTCAGCGGGTGGGGGAGATCCTCCGCGCGAATGACGTTGAGCTGGCGGTATTGGCGCGGTTCATGCAGGTACTGCCCGGATGGCTGTGCCGGGAATACGACGCGCGGGTCATCAATATCCATCATTCCTTCCTGCCAGCGTTCGTGGGAGCCAATCCCTACAAGCGGGCCTTCGAACGCGGCGTGAAGCTCATCGGTGCGACTTGCCATTACGCGACGGAGGACCTCGACGCCGGTCCGATCATCGAGCAGGAGGTCGCTCGTGTGGAGCATTACCACGATCCCGATGATCTGGTACGCCTTGGCCGCGATTGCGAACGTCTCGCCCTCGCGCGAGGTGTCCGCTACCATGTCGAAGATCGAGTCCTCGTTCACGGCGCCAAGGCGATCGTTTTCCGGGATTAG
- a CDS encoding zinc-dependent alcohol dehydrogenase, protein MSSPNSQTARAAVLLGPQSIEVREFPIPTLREGEILVEVEGCGICGTDVHEYKRDPFGLIPVVLGHEGTGKIVALGENVAPDTTGKTLSVGDSIVTSVLVPEDCPFTKDFPHRSNLSDSLGVYGLFPDSPDYHLNGFFASHLVVRAGSTVFQVNGMSLKQRILIEPMAVTVHALERAKTTGLLNFASNVVVQGCGPIGLMMIATLYAYGISDITAVDAVPQRLEFAKKMGAATTLNVKELGTEGTLAAIRGATKGRGADFAFQCTGVPAAAAQIWKFVRRGGGLCEVGFFMDNGECSINPHEDLCKKEITAVGSWVYTAQEYPIAIAMIRHLVTIGIPIEDLVTHTFPLAEINQAMQTNIALEGIKIAVVP, encoded by the coding sequence ATGAGTTCTCCCAATTCTCAAACCGCCCGCGCGGCGGTATTGCTCGGCCCGCAATCAATCGAAGTGCGTGAATTTCCCATCCCGACCCTGCGCGAGGGGGAAATCCTCGTCGAGGTGGAAGGTTGCGGCATCTGCGGCACGGACGTCCATGAGTATAAGCGCGACCCGTTCGGCCTTATCCCTGTGGTGCTCGGTCATGAAGGCACCGGCAAGATAGTCGCCCTCGGGGAAAATGTCGCTCCCGATACGACAGGCAAGACGCTATCCGTCGGCGATAGCATCGTCACCTCCGTGCTCGTGCCGGAGGACTGCCCGTTTACCAAGGATTTCCCCCATCGCTCCAATCTCAGTGATTCGCTCGGGGTATATGGCCTCTTTCCCGACAGCCCGGACTACCACCTGAACGGCTTCTTTGCCTCCCATCTCGTCGTGCGCGCCGGATCGACGGTGTTTCAGGTCAATGGCATGAGCTTGAAACAGCGTATCCTCATCGAGCCAATGGCCGTAACGGTACACGCCCTGGAACGAGCCAAAACCACTGGCCTTCTGAATTTTGCCAGTAATGTCGTCGTGCAAGGCTGTGGCCCGATCGGCCTCATGATGATCGCCACGCTTTATGCCTATGGCATCTCCGACATCACCGCAGTCGATGCAGTGCCGCAGCGGCTGGAGTTCGCCAAAAAGATGGGCGCGGCCACCACGCTCAACGTCAAAGAGCTCGGCACGGAGGGAACACTGGCCGCCATTCGCGGGGCCACTAAAGGACGCGGAGCGGATTTCGCCTTTCAGTGTACCGGCGTGCCAGCGGCCGCCGCGCAAATTTGGAAATTCGTCCGCCGGGGCGGCGGCCTCTGTGAGGTCGGATTCTTCATGGACAATGGGGAATGCTCGATCAACCCGCACGAGGACCTTTGTAAAAAGGAGATCACCGCCGTGGGTTCCTGGGTTTATACGGCTCAGGAATATCCGATTGCCATCGCCATGATTCGCCACCTTGTGACGATAGGCATCCCGATCGAGGATCTTGTCACCCATACGTTCCCGCTGGCCGAGATCAACCAGGCGATGCAGACCAATATCGCCTTGGAAGGTATTAAGATCGCGGTCGTGCCGTAA
- a CDS encoding glycoside hydrolase family 35 protein, producing MIRCGELHFARIPREYWKQRLQMCKAMGLNAVCLYLFWNFHEWEEGKYDWSGERDALEFCRLAQQEGLWVILRPGPYSCAEWEMGGLPWWLLKGDRNVLRTRDPEFMKPALAWIKEVGRVFAPEQITQGGPILMVQVENEYGYYGDDVKYLDALKSAFTAAGFDIPMFVCNPPNLLSKPVPEGLLKVANFGSDAPGAFKTLRQIQPDAPLMCGEFYPGWFDGWGTPHQEGNLKGYLKNLEYMLENNISFSIYMAHGGTSFGLWAGSVGPKPQKAAFSPDTTSYDYDAPISEAGWVTPKFLATRELIKKHSPAEQLILEPPQAAPVVAFPQITLREQAPLFENLPQPITDTEPRTMEKYAQGRGVILYRTTLPPGPAGTLEAAFAHDLAWVFLDGKPMGVMDRRSRKFSIDLPERSKAATLDILVEAMGRINFSPQLHDRKGLQGPVVVKSGDQVTPLHDWRVFRLGLDDKMLADLQWKPTTQNEGAAFWKGAFTVDKPGDTFLDVSSWGKGVVWINGHCLGRFWNIGPQQTLYLPGPWLKKGTNEIVILDLLGPAQPVVQGVERPVLNKLRPEADFSPADYSKIPPTPVPPLSIQQQ from the coding sequence GTGATCCGCTGTGGCGAACTTCATTTTGCGAGAATTCCGCGGGAATATTGGAAACAGCGTCTCCAGATGTGCAAAGCGATGGGGCTGAATGCGGTATGTCTTTACCTGTTCTGGAATTTCCACGAATGGGAGGAGGGAAAATATGACTGGAGCGGGGAGCGGGATGCGCTGGAGTTTTGCCGCCTCGCTCAACAGGAAGGCCTGTGGGTCATCCTGAGACCCGGTCCCTATTCATGCGCCGAGTGGGAAATGGGCGGACTCCCATGGTGGCTCCTGAAAGGTGATCGCAATGTCCTGCGCACCCGAGACCCGGAGTTCATGAAGCCCGCGCTGGCATGGATCAAGGAAGTCGGCAGGGTCTTCGCACCCGAGCAGATCACCCAGGGCGGCCCGATCCTCATGGTTCAGGTGGAGAACGAGTACGGTTACTATGGCGATGACGTGAAGTATCTGGACGCGCTAAAGTCCGCGTTTACCGCAGCTGGATTCGACATCCCGATGTTTGTCTGTAATCCGCCGAACCTCCTTTCCAAGCCGGTGCCAGAGGGTCTGCTCAAGGTGGCGAATTTCGGCAGCGATGCTCCCGGGGCATTCAAGACTCTTCGCCAGATTCAGCCGGACGCACCATTGATGTGCGGGGAATTCTATCCCGGCTGGTTCGATGGCTGGGGCACCCCGCACCAGGAGGGCAACCTCAAGGGCTACCTCAAAAACCTGGAGTACATGCTGGAGAACAACATCTCTTTCAGCATCTACATGGCCCATGGCGGCACGAGCTTCGGACTCTGGGCCGGATCGGTCGGCCCGAAGCCGCAAAAAGCCGCGTTTTCGCCCGATACCACGAGCTACGACTACGATGCCCCGATCAGCGAGGCAGGCTGGGTGACTCCGAAGTTTCTCGCCACCCGCGAGTTGATCAAGAAACACAGCCCCGCGGAGCAACTCATACTCGAGCCTCCGCAGGCTGCACCTGTCGTCGCCTTTCCACAGATCACGCTCCGCGAACAAGCTCCTCTCTTTGAAAATCTGCCACAGCCCATCACGGACACCGAACCTCGAACGATGGAGAAGTACGCCCAGGGCCGTGGAGTGATCCTTTATCGCACGACGCTTCCACCCGGCCCCGCCGGAACGCTGGAGGCCGCCTTTGCCCACGATCTCGCCTGGGTTTTTCTCGACGGGAAGCCGATGGGCGTCATGGACCGGCGAAGCCGAAAATTCTCCATCGATCTGCCGGAGCGCTCCAAGGCAGCCACGCTCGACATCCTCGTCGAGGCCATGGGCCGCATCAACTTCAGCCCGCAACTCCATGACCGCAAAGGCTTGCAGGGGCCGGTCGTCGTAAAGAGCGGCGACCAAGTGACCCCCTTGCACGATTGGAGGGTTTTCCGTCTTGGTCTCGATGACAAGATGCTCGCCGACCTGCAGTGGAAGCCGACGACACAAAACGAAGGAGCGGCCTTTTGGAAAGGGGCTTTCACCGTGGACAAACCGGGCGACACCTTTCTGGACGTGTCGTCCTGGGGCAAGGGCGTGGTCTGGATCAACGGCCATTGTCTCGGCCGGTTCTGGAATATCGGTCCCCAACAGACTCTTTACCTGCCGGGACCATGGCTGAAAAAAGGGACGAACGAGATCGTCATCCTCGACCTCCTCGGCCCCGCCCAACCCGTGGTGCAAGGCGTGGAACGCCCCGTCCTGAACAAGCTACGCCCGGAAGCGGACTTCAGCCCTGCGGATTACTCAAAAATCCCGCCAACGCCAGTTCCTCCGCTCTCGATCCAACAACAGTAG